One stretch of Brevibacillus laterosporus DNA includes these proteins:
- a CDS encoding DUF2325 domain-containing protein codes for MSILIIGGDRLGNILQILEEVGYKKIHHITGRKSSETSLKIPSDVKMILVLTDFVNHNLAKKIKSKAKDKQVPICFCKRSCSAVSQVLQTQTVSA; via the coding sequence ATGTCTATATTAATCATTGGTGGGGATAGGTTAGGCAATATTTTACAAATACTTGAAGAGGTGGGGTATAAAAAGATCCACCATATTACAGGTAGGAAAAGCTCAGAGACCAGTTTGAAAATTCCATCTGATGTTAAAATGATTTTAGTTCTAACCGATTTTGTTAATCATAACTTGGCGAAAAAAATCAAATCGAAAGCAAAAGACAAACAAGTGCCTATTTGTTTTTGTAAACGTTCTTGCTCGGCTGTATCTCAAGTGTTGCAAACGCAAACGGTTAGTGCTTAA
- a CDS encoding bacteriocin has protein sequence MDKAQKFPDSPLSKEEWRQLDDTIVEMARRQLVGRRFIDIYGPLGEGIQTITNDIYDESRFGNMSLRGESLELTQPSKRVSLTIPIVYKDFMLYWRDMAQARTLGMPIDLSSAANAASSCALMEDDMIFNGSPEFDLPGIMNVKGRLTHIKSDWMESGNAFADIVEARNKLLKMGHSGPYALVVSPELYSLLHRVHKGTNVLEIDHVRNLVTDGVFQSPVIKGGVLVATGRHNLDLAIAEDFDSAFLGDEQMNSLMRVYECAVLRIKRPSAICTLEMTEE, from the coding sequence ATGGATAAAGCACAGAAATTCCCAGACTCCCCATTGTCAAAGGAAGAATGGCGTCAATTAGACGATACCATTGTTGAAATGGCTCGTCGTCAACTCGTAGGTCGTCGATTCATTGACATTTACGGCCCACTAGGAGAAGGTATTCAAACCATTACCAACGATATTTATGATGAATCTCGTTTCGGAAATATGAGTTTGCGCGGTGAATCACTAGAATTAACACAGCCAAGTAAACGAGTTAGCTTAACGATTCCGATCGTGTACAAAGATTTCATGCTGTACTGGCGCGATATGGCACAAGCCCGCACATTGGGTATGCCAATTGATCTCAGCTCTGCGGCAAATGCTGCCAGTAGTTGCGCTCTTATGGAAGATGATATGATCTTTAATGGTAGCCCTGAGTTTGACTTGCCAGGTATCATGAATGTAAAAGGACGTCTCACGCATATTAAGAGCGACTGGATGGAATCAGGCAATGCTTTTGCCGATATCGTAGAAGCTAGAAATAAGCTGTTAAAAATGGGCCACAGCGGTCCATATGCCCTTGTTGTATCCCCAGAGCTGTATTCTTTGCTCCACCGTGTACACAAAGGCACCAATGTCCTTGAAATTGATCACGTTCGCAACTTGGTTACAGACGGTGTATTCCAATCTCCTGTAATCAAAGGCGGTGTTCTAGTAGCTACAGGAAGACATAACCTAGACCTTGCGATTGCTGAGGATTTTGATTCAGCTTTCCTAGGAGACGAACAAATGAACAGCCTCATGCGCGTATATGAGTGTGCTGTTCTACGCATTAAGCGTCCAAGTGCAATTTGCACATTGGAAATGACAGAAGAATAG